Proteins encoded in a region of the Bombyx mori chromosome 21, ASM3026992v2 genome:
- the mrg gene encoding mortality factor 4-like: MAPKLKFAEGEKVLCFHGPLIYEAKCLKSSVTKDKHVRYLIHYAGWNKNWDEWVPESRVLKYNEANVQRQKEVQRAHSAQPTKTKKTPAKGRKSDAAVAATTPAREESRASTPASSTQVKESDSTPAPAKTTKTQSKDTPADSGSDQPKKKRGRLDLSIESEEQYLAKVEVKIKIPEELKVWLVDDWDVITRQQKLAILPAKLTVSQIVDNYLAFKKSSKSHNQAKESVLVDITEGIKEYFNATLGSQLLYKFERPQYSEILQEYPDTPMSQVYGAVHLLRLFAKMGPMLAYTALDEKSLHHVLSHIQDFLKYMVTNRSTLFNLQDYGNATPEYHRKIQ, translated from the exons ATGGCACCAAAGTTAAAATTTGCTGaag GTGAAAAAGTGCTATGTTTCCACGGACCGCTAATTTATGAAGCAAAATGTTTAAAAAGCTCAGTTACAAAGGACAAACACGTGAGGTATCTTATTCATTACGCGGGATGGAACAAAAA TTGGGATGAATGGGTGCCTGAAAGCCGTGTTCTGAAGTACAATGAAGCAAATGTACAAAGGCAGAAAGAAGTCCAAAGAGCTCATTCCGCACAACCAACTAAAACTAAGAAAA CTCCCGCAAAGGGTAGGAAATCTGATGCAGCAGTTGCTGCAACTACTCCAGCTAGAGAAGAATCAAGAGCATCTACCCCTGCGAGTAGTACTCAAG TAAAAGAGTCCGATAGTACACCAGCTCCCGCAAAAACAACTAAAACTCAGAGTAAAGATACACCTGCTGATTCTGGATCTGATCAACCTAA AAAAAAACGAGGACGTCTAGACTTGTCAATAGAATCCGAAGAGCAATACCTAGCAAAAGTAGAAGTTAAGATCAAAATACCCGAAGAACTGAAGGTTTGGCTCGTTGACGACTGGGACGTGATCACAAGGCAACAGAAGTTAGCTATTTTACCAGCAAAATTAACCGTTAGTCAAATAGTGGATAATTATTTGGCTTTCAAGAAATCTAGCAAGTCTCACAACCAGGCTAAGGAGTCTGTGCTGGTCGACATCACGGAGGGGATCAAGGAGTACTTCAACGCGACCCTGGGCTCTCAGCTGCTGTACAAGTTCGAGAGGCCGCAGTACAGCGAGATACTGCAGGAGTATCCCGACACCCCGATGTCTCAGGTGTACGGCGCCGTTCACTTGCTGCGGTTGTTCGCGAAAATGGGTCCGATGCTGGCGTACACGGCGCTCGACGAGAAGTCGCTCCACCACGTGTTGTCGCACATCCAGGACTTCTTGAAGTACATGGTGACGAACAGATCGACGCTTTTCAATTTACAAGATTACGGCAACGCCACGCCTGAATATCATAGGAAAATACagtaa